A window of Kocuria sp. TGY1127_2 genomic DNA:
TCCAATTTGAGGACAGTGCGGGTATCCACGCCACCCTTGGTATTGGGCGCTTCGTCCTCGGTGTAAGCGTCGACCAAGAAAGCCATCATCGAGCGGGTCAGTCCGAAGGACGGCTCGATCACGTACGGAACGTAACGCTGTCCCGTACCCTGGTCGAAGTACTCCAGACGCGTATTGGAATGTTCGTTGTGGACACCGAGGTCGTAGTCGGTGCGGTTGGCCACACCCATGAGTTCGCCCCACTCATTGCCCTGGAAACCGAACTTGTATTCGATGTCGATGGTCCCGGCGGAGTAATGCGCGCGGTCGTCTTCGGGGACGTCGAACTTCCTCATGTTGTCCGGGTTGATGCCGAGGTCCACGAACCAGTTCCAGCAGTCCTCGACCCAGGTCTCGAAGTACTTGGGGGCGTCATCAGGGTGCGTGAAGAATTCAATCTCCATCTGTTCGAACTCGCGGGTCCGGAAGATGAAGTTGCCCGGCGTGATCTCGTTACGGAAGGCCTTGCCGATCTGGCCGATTCCGAACGGCGGGCGCTTGCGAGAAGCAGTCACCACATTGTTGAAGTTGACGAATATGCCTTGCGCGGTTTCTGGACGGAGGAAGTGGAGACCTTCCTCGTTGTCAACGGCTCCCAGGTAAGTCTTCATCAGACCCGAGAACTGTTGCGGTTCTGTCCAATTCCCTGGCTGGCCAGTCTCCGGATCGTTGATGTCCGCGAGGCCATTGGCCGGCGGATGACCATGCTTCTTCTCGTAGGCCTCGATCAGGTGGTCGGCACGGTAACGCCGATGGGTGTGGAGCGATTCGACCAGCGGGTCGGTGAACGTCTCGACGTGGCCCGACGCTTCCCACACGGGCGTGGGCAGAATAATCGAAGAGTCCAACCCGACCATGTCCTCGCGCGATCGCACGAAGTTCTGCCACCAGAGTTGGCGAATGTTTTCCTTCAGCTCGGCTCCGAGCGGGCCGTAGTCCCACGCCGACCGGGAACCGCCGTAGATCTCACCGGCCTGAAAAACGAATCCGCGGCGTTTGGCCAGCGTGATGACGTTATCCAGCGTGGACTTTGATGCCATAGGTATTGTTCACTCCATTAGTCGTCGCGCGCCGCCGGTTTGCGACGCGTGCAAGGGCTTGATTCGCCTACCAGCCTACCGGTTCGCGACGCTGGGACGGGTTTCGGTTTCGGCGCCGAACGGCACGGCCTCTCGTCAGAGGACAGCGGCCCGGAAAAATACGGTAATAGTCGCCCTCCTAGTGCGTGCCGATAGACTCATGCGCATGACCACTCAAGACGCTCAGCCAGTCGAAATTCGTGAAGACATGATGCGACTAGGCCAATTACTGAAATTCGCGAGCCTCGTGGAGGATGGCGCTGAGGCACGGGAAATCATCGCCGAGGGCCACGTCTTCGTCAACGGTGAGCCCGAATTCCAGCGCGGGAAGCAGCTGCATCCGGGCGACACCGTTGCACTCGGAGAGGTCACAATCCGCATTGAGCGGGAAGATTCCCCCGCCGCCGGCTAGGAGTCCATGGTCAGGACCATGCGGAACCTGGCGTCACCGGCCATCATTTTGTCGAAGGCAGACTGGGCCTTCGCGAGGGGAACGGTTTCGATCTGGGCGTTGACCCCTGTCAGAACGCTGAAACGCATGGCGTCTTCGGAGTCCTGAGAAGTTCCGGATGCGTGACCCTGTACGGCGAGGGATCCTGGGATCAATGCGAAGGGCGGAATCTGCATCGGATCGGCTGAAGCACCGACGACCATGAGCTCGCCCCGGGGTTTGAGGCCGCCCAGGACCGCGGTCATGGCATCCGGCGCCGTCACGGTGGCCAACACCACATTCGCACCACCGAGCTTGTTGAGCTCTTCGGCCGGATCGGTTGAGGTGGAGTCGATGTAATGATGAGCACCGAGCTCGAGGGCGAGGTCCTTCTTCGCTGTACCCCGAGCAATCGCGACGGTTTCGAACCCCATTTTCGCGGCGTACTGAACTGCCAGGTGTCCGAGGCCTCCGACGCCCAGGACCGCGACGACGTCGCCCGGTCTGGCGGAGGATTTCCGCAATGCATTGAAAGTGGTCACTCCAGCACAAAGCAACGGAGCCGCATCGACGTCAGAGAGGTCGTCCGGTATCGAAGCGAGCGCTTCCGCCGGCACGACGGCGTATTCCGCGTAGCCTCCGTCGTAGTGGATCCCCGGGATTTCGCCGTTCTCACACGAAACGAAGTCACCGCGACGGCACGCTTCACACGTAAAATCACAGCCACCGAACCAGCCGACCCCGACTCTCTGACCGGGAGACCACGCGGTGACGCCATCACCGACGGCATCAATTTCGCCCGCGATCTCATGACCGGGCGACCGCGGAAACTCATTGCCCATCGCCCCGGCCACAGTGAATGCATCCGAATGGCAGACCCCGCACGCGTGGACTTTGACACGAACCTGGCCGGCACGCGGCTCCGGGATAGGGACGTTGACGATTTCGAAATTCTTATTGGCTTCGGGAACTCGCACCATCATCATATTTGTCATGCCCGACACACTACTCGCCGTTTCCCCTGATCAACGCGCAGGTTCGTGAGAAAAGGGACGCTACCGGAGGACGTGGCACAGGAACTCGGAGACGTGTTTGATCTCCTGATTGCTCACGCCGTGGCCCATCCCGGCATAAAGCACTTTGGTCACATCGGTGTGATCGCGAAGCCAATCGAGATTGAACGCGACCATATCGGCGGGGATCACGGGATCCTCCTGATCTCGCCCGTAGAAGAACGGAATACGCGGCGAAGAGGCTGCGAGGGCGGCGTCGTCAAAGAATTCGTCTGCCGAATCGAGCACGAACCCAGACAGTCCGACGACGGCGCAGGCCAAGTCCGGTCGATGGCGAATCACCGAGCTGGCGATCGCCATACCTTGAGAAAATCCGAACAGTGTGACATCCGCGTAGTCGGATGATGCCTCATCGATCCAGGCGATCACGTCGGCAGCGGCCCTCTCGACTTCCTCAGCGTCGGCCGTGATGTCTTCCCCGAACGTGCCTTGGAGCTCGAACCAGCTGTAGCCCGGCATTCCGCCGGGCATGGCTCCCGGCGCCCTCATGGCCGCGTAGGTGAAGCCTTCTTCGGGCAGGGCGGGGAGAAGTCCAAGGAGGTCCTTCTCATGGGATCCGTACCCGTGAAGCATGAGCACGAGGTGTGTTCCGGGACGGTCGGCTTCGGGACGGGAGAATTCGACGACGGGATTTTGAGTCATAATTCCCATCCTATGCATGGCCGGGAGCTTCTCACAGACACCGCCCACGCCGCATCAGCTATCCGAGGACCGCACCTTTCAATGCATCACCGTCACGCAGGAATTTGCTGATCTGAGAGGTTTCGATCAGAAATCCATCGTGCCCGCTGGGAGAGCTAATGTACCCGACCTCAACGGGCTGCGGCAGGGCGTGGGCGAGCATCTCGGATTCTTTGGGGTAGAACAACCGATCGGAGTCCACCGCCACGATCGTCCATCCGCAGGTAGAACGCGCGAGCGCCTCTTTGAGAGAACCTCGGCCGCGGGAAACATCATGGCTCATCAGAGCGTCATTGACGTACAGATATGAGTTCGCGTCGAATCGACCGGCCAATTTGGATGCTTGATGGTCGAGATAGCTTTCGACCCTGTACCGACCGCGCCGGTTCACGCAGGGCCCCGTGGGGTCCTCGTCGTCCTGAGGGTGCCGGCCGAAGCGGTAATGTAACTCGGTGGCCGATCGATAAGTGATGTGCGCGATGCGCCGGGCCAGTCCGAGGCCGTCGACGGGGAAGATCCCCGAATAGTAATCGCCCCCGGCGAAATTGGGGTCCTGCCGAATCGCGAGCGTCTGGGCTTGGCCCCACGAGAGCTGCTCGGCCGTGGACTCGGCCCCGGAGGCGATCACGGCACAGTGCCGAACGCGGTCCGGAAAAGTCACTGCCCATTCGATCGCCCTTGCGCCGCCCATCGACCCCCCGATGACCAACGACCACCGGTCGATGCCGAGACCGTCCGCGAGCACGGCTTCTGCCCGGACCGAATCGCGGATGGTGATCAGCGGGAAGCGCGACCCCCACGGGTTCCGTTCCGGATCGATCGATGTCGGTGCGGGCGACGACGGCCCGGTCGAACCGTAACAGCCGCCGATGATATTGGGACAGACCACAAAGAATTGGTCCGTGTCAATCGCAGCACCAGGGCCTATGAGCCCTTCCCACCAGCCTTCTTCTTCGGCGGCACGACGTTCGAGGTCGCTGGCGTCATCCTCCGCGTACCCGTGGGCCGCGTGCGTGTCCCCGGTGAGGGCATGCAACACCAGAACCGCATTCGAGGCGTCCTCGTTGAGGGTCCCCCACGTT
This region includes:
- a CDS encoding glycine--tRNA ligase, whose protein sequence is MASKSTLDNVITLAKRRGFVFQAGEIYGGSRSAWDYGPLGAELKENIRQLWWQNFVRSREDMVGLDSSIILPTPVWEASGHVETFTDPLVESLHTHRRYRADHLIEAYEKKHGHPPANGLADINDPETGQPGNWTEPQQFSGLMKTYLGAVDNEEGLHFLRPETAQGIFVNFNNVVTASRKRPPFGIGQIGKAFRNEITPGNFIFRTREFEQMEIEFFTHPDDAPKYFETWVEDCWNWFVDLGINPDNMRKFDVPEDDRAHYSAGTIDIEYKFGFQGNEWGELMGVANRTDYDLGVHNEHSNTRLEYFDQGTGQRYVPYVIEPSFGLTRSMMAFLVDAYTEDEAPNTKGGVDTRTVLKLDPRLAPVKAAVLPLSKKETLTPTAEKLASDLRKNWNVDFDTSGAIGRRYRRQDEIGTPFCITVDFETLEDNAVTIRERDSMAQERVSLDQVKSYLAGQLIK
- a CDS encoding RNA-binding S4 domain-containing protein, whose amino-acid sequence is MTTQDAQPVEIREDMMRLGQLLKFASLVEDGAEAREIIAEGHVFVNGEPEFQRGKQLHPGDTVALGEVTIRIEREDSPAAG
- a CDS encoding alcohol dehydrogenase, whose protein sequence is MTNMMMVRVPEANKNFEIVNVPIPEPRAGQVRVKVHACGVCHSDAFTVAGAMGNEFPRSPGHEIAGEIDAVGDGVTAWSPGQRVGVGWFGGCDFTCEACRRGDFVSCENGEIPGIHYDGGYAEYAVVPAEALASIPDDLSDVDAAPLLCAGVTTFNALRKSSARPGDVVAVLGVGGLGHLAVQYAAKMGFETVAIARGTAKKDLALELGAHHYIDSTSTDPAEELNKLGGANVVLATVTAPDAMTAVLGGLKPRGELMVVGASADPMQIPPFALIPGSLAVQGHASGTSQDSEDAMRFSVLTGVNAQIETVPLAKAQSAFDKMMAGDARFRMVLTMDS
- a CDS encoding alpha/beta hydrolase; this translates as MTQNPVVEFSRPEADRPGTHLVLMLHGYGSHEKDLLGLLPALPEEGFTYAAMRAPGAMPGGMPGYSWFELQGTFGEDITADAEEVERAAADVIAWIDEASSDYADVTLFGFSQGMAIASSVIRHRPDLACAVVGLSGFVLDSADEFFDDAALAASSPRIPFFYGRDQEDPVIPADMVAFNLDWLRDHTDVTKVLYAGMGHGVSNQEIKHVSEFLCHVLR
- a CDS encoding homoserine O-acetyltransferase, giving the protein MTIVGTGARKAQTRGDGVVNYYDVGDLLVDSGSVIPDATLAYETWGTLNEDASNAVLVLHALTGDTHAAHGYAEDDASDLERRAAEEEGWWEGLIGPGAAIDTDQFFVVCPNIIGGCYGSTGPSSPAPTSIDPERNPWGSRFPLITIRDSVRAEAVLADGLGIDRWSLVIGGSMGGARAIEWAVTFPDRVRHCAVIASGAESTAEQLSWGQAQTLAIRQDPNFAGGDYYSGIFPVDGLGLARRIAHITYRSATELHYRFGRHPQDDEDPTGPCVNRRGRYRVESYLDHQASKLAGRFDANSYLYVNDALMSHDVSRGRGSLKEALARSTCGWTIVAVDSDRLFYPKESEMLAHALPQPVEVGYISSPSGHDGFLIETSQISKFLRDGDALKGAVLG